The following are encoded together in the Tepidiforma bonchosmolovskayae genome:
- a CDS encoding glycogen synthase: MRILFASAEVDPFAKVGGLADVAASLPQRLKEIGHDVRVVTPCHASGKAAHAASRQHRLLTVQSPGKPRDVDIATVEGIGGVPVELVADEHYFLRPNVYGEPDDLLRYQFFCRVIIEMLRTDEWVPDILHLNDWHTAPLAFGLRNQAWSNPRLRGVASVFTIHNLRYRGPDELNDFLAQAIYYADIVTTVSPTYAREILTREYGEGLEALLGLRGNALLGILNGLNYDLFNPRTDPHVRHHYDLATVEQRSPNRDALREELGLPNTDGPIAAMVTRLTEQKGVDLAIQVVPEMVLAGGQFVVLGDGDAWLKEELRRLAAEYPDHVRLAPRYDPGLAQRIYAGCDLFLMPSRYEPCGLGQLIAMRYGAVPIGRRTGGLADTILDLDEHPETGTGFLFDEFSQFALASAYERALRAFREPETWLRLQRNGMSRDYSWRASATYYIEAYTQALRARGIVPLE, from the coding sequence GTGAGGATCCTGTTCGCGTCGGCGGAGGTCGACCCGTTCGCAAAGGTCGGGGGGCTGGCGGACGTGGCGGCATCGCTGCCGCAGCGGCTGAAGGAGATCGGGCACGATGTGCGGGTGGTGACCCCGTGCCATGCCTCCGGGAAAGCGGCGCACGCCGCATCGCGCCAGCACCGGCTGCTGACGGTGCAGAGCCCGGGGAAGCCGCGGGATGTCGACATTGCGACGGTCGAGGGCATTGGCGGGGTGCCGGTCGAGCTGGTCGCCGACGAGCACTACTTCCTGCGGCCGAACGTGTACGGGGAGCCGGATGACCTGCTCCGGTACCAGTTCTTCTGCCGGGTCATCATCGAGATGCTGCGGACGGACGAGTGGGTGCCGGACATTCTCCATCTGAACGACTGGCACACGGCGCCGCTGGCGTTTGGGCTGCGGAACCAGGCGTGGTCGAACCCGAGACTGCGCGGGGTGGCGAGCGTATTCACCATCCACAACCTGCGCTACCGGGGACCGGATGAGCTGAACGACTTCCTGGCGCAGGCGATCTACTACGCTGACATCGTGACGACCGTGAGCCCGACGTACGCCCGCGAGATTCTCACGCGGGAGTACGGCGAGGGGCTCGAGGCGCTGCTCGGGCTGCGGGGGAATGCGCTGCTGGGCATCCTGAACGGGCTGAACTACGACCTGTTCAACCCCCGGACGGACCCGCATGTGCGCCACCACTACGACCTCGCGACGGTGGAGCAGCGCTCGCCGAACCGCGATGCGCTCCGCGAGGAGCTGGGTCTGCCGAACACCGACGGCCCGATCGCGGCGATGGTGACCCGCCTGACGGAACAGAAGGGGGTGGACCTCGCGATCCAGGTCGTGCCGGAGATGGTGCTGGCGGGCGGGCAGTTCGTGGTCCTTGGCGACGGTGACGCCTGGCTGAAAGAGGAGCTGCGGCGGCTGGCTGCGGAGTACCCGGACCACGTCCGGCTGGCGCCGCGGTACGACCCCGGGCTCGCCCAGCGGATTTATGCCGGGTGCGACCTCTTCCTGATGCCCTCGCGGTACGAGCCGTGCGGTCTCGGCCAGCTGATTGCGATGCGGTACGGCGCCGTTCCGATTGGGCGGCGCACGGGGGGGCTGGCAGATACGATCCTCGACCTCGATGAGCACCCGGAGACGGGGACCGGGTTCCTGTTCGACGAATTCAGCCAGTTTGCGCTTGCTTCGGCGTATGAGCGGGCGCTCCGGGCCTTCCGGGAGCCGGAGACGTGGCTGCGGCTGCAGCGGAACGGGATGAGCCGCGACTACTCGTGGCGGGCCTCGGCGACGTACTACATTGAGGCGTATACGCAGGCCCTGCGGGCGCGCGGGATTGTCCCGCTGGAGTAG
- a CDS encoding Gfo/Idh/MocA family protein, with translation MTNGKRVLVIGAGTMGTAWARMLADGRVPGVGLAGVVDIDGARALELANATGTRAFGDIAGAVRQTRPDAAYVATPDAVHRAPVEELVALGVPVLVEKPLATTVEDAESMAATVRTSGLHAEVNWMQRWNPPMAEAARAVAGGELGDVRLFNARLNQPVTSPRERLHWSGGTTPAWYLMSHLFDLALWMGRKRAISVYALGGRGELAGHGIETYDWVHAIVRYADGADGVFEACWILPESWPTSSDLAVRVVGTRGAVEADGGRQGLSVATDRYRFPATLQWAPQRLTAFLRAAEAGGPPGASFDDGVLVTRLLVALHRSLESGNVERVE, from the coding sequence ATGACGAACGGGAAGCGCGTGCTGGTCATCGGCGCCGGGACCATGGGCACGGCGTGGGCGAGGATGCTGGCCGATGGCCGAGTGCCTGGGGTTGGGCTGGCTGGTGTTGTGGACATCGACGGGGCGCGGGCGCTTGAACTCGCAAATGCGACCGGAACGCGCGCGTTCGGCGACATCGCGGGCGCGGTACGGCAGACCCGGCCGGACGCGGCCTACGTGGCGACGCCGGATGCGGTGCACCGGGCTCCTGTCGAGGAGCTGGTCGCGCTGGGAGTGCCGGTGCTGGTCGAGAAGCCGCTCGCGACGACCGTCGAGGATGCTGAGTCGATGGCGGCGACGGTGAGAACGTCCGGTTTGCACGCAGAAGTGAACTGGATGCAGCGCTGGAACCCGCCGATGGCGGAAGCCGCGCGGGCGGTCGCGGGCGGCGAACTGGGCGACGTTCGGCTGTTCAACGCGCGCTTGAATCAACCGGTGACGTCGCCACGGGAACGGTTGCACTGGAGCGGTGGGACGACGCCGGCGTGGTATCTGATGTCACACCTGTTCGACCTGGCGCTCTGGATGGGCCGCAAGCGAGCCATCAGCGTGTACGCGCTGGGAGGACGAGGCGAGCTGGCGGGCCACGGCATCGAGACCTACGACTGGGTCCATGCCATCGTCCGGTACGCCGACGGGGCAGACGGCGTCTTCGAGGCGTGCTGGATTTTGCCGGAGAGCTGGCCGACCTCGAGCGACCTCGCAGTGCGGGTGGTGGGAACCCGGGGGGCAGTCGAAGCTGACGGCGGACGGCAAGGGCTTTCGGTGGCCACCGACCGGTATCGGTTCCCTGCGACGCTCCAGTGGGCTCCACAGCGGCTCACGGCATTTCTCCGGGCAGCGGAGGCGGGCGGGCCCCCGGGCGCGAGCTTTGACGATGGCGTGCTGGTGACTCGCCTGCTGGTGGCGTTGCACCGGAGCCTCGAAAGTGGAAACGTCGAGCGGGTCGAATGA
- a CDS encoding thioredoxin family protein → MTQAKESVITLERFKRGKTFQEYLDSGIRNRELFLENYENTKLTPEQEAALKELAARPDGPHHIVVIGEDWCPDVYRGTGVAQRMAEAMGAELRFFERDQNKDMMAEYLKDGEFESIPVFIFYDKNHREIAHFIERPKLANEQLHLTRDVIGDTSPEGIAKQLGHEPSEEEIKAARAAARERYLAWQKGEVWAGWRVATVDECIELLRSKLGG, encoded by the coding sequence ATGACGCAGGCAAAGGAATCGGTCATTACGCTCGAGCGATTCAAGCGGGGAAAGACGTTCCAGGAGTACCTGGACTCCGGCATCCGGAACCGGGAGCTGTTTCTCGAGAATTACGAGAACACGAAGCTGACGCCGGAGCAGGAAGCTGCGCTGAAGGAGCTGGCGGCGCGCCCGGACGGGCCGCACCACATCGTGGTGATCGGCGAGGACTGGTGCCCGGATGTGTACCGGGGCACGGGGGTCGCGCAGCGGATGGCGGAGGCGATGGGCGCCGAGCTGCGGTTCTTCGAACGCGACCAGAACAAGGACATGATGGCCGAGTACCTGAAGGACGGCGAGTTCGAGTCGATCCCGGTGTTCATCTTTTATGACAAGAATCACCGGGAGATCGCCCACTTCATCGAGCGGCCGAAGCTGGCCAACGAGCAGCTGCACCTGACGCGCGATGTCATCGGCGACACGTCGCCGGAGGGGATCGCGAAGCAGCTCGGGCACGAGCCCTCGGAAGAGGAGATCAAGGCGGCGCGCGCTGCAGCGCGGGAGCGGTACCTGGCCTGGCAGAAAGGCGAGGTCTGGGCCGGCTGGCGGGTGGCGACGGTCGACGAGTGCATCGAGCTGCTCCGTTCGAAGCTCGGCGGATAA
- the mazG gene encoding nucleoside triphosphate pyrophosphohydrolase: protein MTQGGEVRVHIVGLGPGDAGLLTRDADRLLGSGLPVILRTRHHPTVAALTFAGRVMDCDDLYATGGRFEDVYAAVAGRVVAAAEGEPVVFAVPGHPLVAERSVQAVLALAAERGLGVRVYPGVSFVDAALPALGIDGADLQVCDAHAVRVDTWRPALIGQVYSRDIASELKLRLLEWYPADHRVRVCSRLGTEAARVEELPLAELDHRPFGYLDAVFVPPLEPVDDVRRFDGLEYVVRRLHAPDGCPWDREQTHATLRPHLLEEAYEALEAIDRGDPAALEEELGDLLLQVLMHAAVAEREGEFVLGDVFEQITRKLVRRHPHVFGEGEARTAEEVYRNWEALKQAEKPRASILDGVPRTLAALAASQAIQGRARRVGFDWPDIDGPLEKLREEIGELARAADGAAREEEFGDILFTLVNIADRLGVNAEQALRGANEKFRERFGAVERLAAARGLDLRELDLEALDRLWEEAKAGGGAL, encoded by the coding sequence ATGACGCAGGGGGGCGAGGTCCGGGTTCACATCGTCGGGCTGGGGCCGGGCGACGCCGGGCTGCTCACGCGTGATGCGGACCGGCTGCTGGGGTCGGGGCTGCCGGTCATCCTGCGGACCCGGCACCACCCGACCGTCGCGGCCCTGACGTTCGCGGGGCGCGTGATGGATTGCGACGACCTGTACGCGACGGGAGGGCGGTTCGAGGACGTGTACGCCGCGGTCGCGGGGCGGGTGGTTGCGGCGGCGGAGGGGGAGCCGGTGGTGTTCGCCGTGCCGGGACATCCGCTCGTTGCCGAGCGGAGCGTGCAGGCGGTGCTCGCGCTGGCGGCGGAGCGCGGGCTGGGGGTGCGGGTGTACCCGGGGGTGAGCTTTGTGGATGCCGCGCTGCCGGCGCTGGGAATCGACGGCGCCGACCTGCAGGTGTGCGATGCCCACGCAGTGCGGGTGGACACGTGGCGGCCGGCGCTCATCGGGCAGGTGTACAGCCGTGATATCGCGTCGGAGCTGAAGCTGCGCCTGCTGGAGTGGTACCCCGCGGACCACCGGGTGCGGGTCTGTTCGCGGCTGGGAACGGAGGCAGCGCGCGTGGAGGAGCTGCCGCTGGCGGAGCTGGACCACCGGCCGTTCGGCTACCTCGACGCGGTGTTCGTGCCGCCGCTGGAGCCTGTGGACGATGTGCGGCGCTTCGACGGGCTGGAGTACGTCGTGCGGCGGCTGCATGCGCCCGATGGGTGCCCGTGGGACCGGGAGCAGACCCACGCGACGCTCCGGCCGCACCTGCTCGAGGAGGCGTACGAGGCGCTGGAAGCGATCGACCGGGGCGACCCGGCGGCGCTGGAGGAGGAGCTGGGCGACCTGCTGCTGCAGGTGCTGATGCACGCGGCCGTGGCGGAGCGGGAAGGGGAGTTCGTGCTCGGCGACGTGTTCGAACAGATCACGCGGAAGCTGGTGCGGCGGCACCCGCATGTTTTCGGTGAGGGAGAAGCGCGCACCGCGGAGGAGGTGTACCGGAACTGGGAGGCGCTGAAGCAGGCGGAGAAGCCGCGCGCGTCGATCCTCGACGGGGTGCCCCGGACACTGGCGGCGCTGGCGGCATCCCAGGCGATCCAGGGGCGGGCGCGGCGGGTAGGGTTCGACTGGCCGGACATCGACGGGCCGCTGGAGAAGCTGCGTGAGGAGATAGGGGAGCTGGCCCGGGCAGCCGACGGCGCAGCCCGCGAAGAGGAATTCGGCGACATCCTCTTCACGCTCGTGAATATCGCCGACCGGCTTGGCGTGAACGCGGAGCAGGCGCTGCGGGGCGCCAACGAGAAGTTCCGGGAGCGGTTCGGCGCGGTCGAACGGCTGGCGGCGGCGCGCGGCCTGGACCTTCGGGAGCTCGACCTGGAGGCGCTCGACCGGCTATGGGAGGAGGCGAAGGCCGGCGGCGGGGCGTTGTGA
- a CDS encoding phytoene desaturase, whose amino-acid sequence MKRTVVIGSGFGGLAAAVRMAARGDAVTLVEKQPKAGGRAAPVEVDGFRFDGGPTVITAPFLFEELFELAGRRFEDCATLLPVDPFYRIFDARGRWFEYNGNFDDVARQIERWNPADIEGYRRFLEASRAIFQKGFVELAAAPFLHVTDMLKVAPDLLRLQSYRSVYGFVSQYIRDPFLRRCFTFHPLLIGGNPFVASSIYAMIHHLEREWGVWYAQGGTGALVDALVRLFKELGGEVRLGSEVTRIRVRGRRATGVELANGDVLEADRVICNGDVPQAYLSLIDPEHRSWRNSDLRYRKLTAYSMSLFVVYFGTDRLYRDTPLVHHNIILSERYKGLIRDIFRAKGLPRDFSLYVHVPTMTDPSGAPPGHEAFYALSPVPHLGSPTDWERMAPKYRELILEFLEREYLPGLRSHIVAEHTVDPRHFRDNLNTYLGTGFSVQPTLWQSAWFRPHNRSEDIDNLYFVGAGTHPGAGVPGVLSSAKVVERIIAEEEGW is encoded by the coding sequence GTGAAGCGCACGGTGGTGATCGGCAGCGGGTTCGGCGGGCTGGCGGCCGCGGTCCGGATGGCCGCGCGGGGCGACGCCGTCACGCTGGTGGAGAAGCAGCCGAAGGCGGGCGGGCGGGCCGCTCCCGTCGAGGTGGACGGGTTCCGCTTCGACGGCGGGCCGACGGTGATTACGGCGCCGTTCCTCTTCGAGGAGCTGTTCGAGCTGGCAGGACGGAGGTTCGAGGACTGCGCGACGCTGCTGCCGGTCGACCCGTTCTACCGGATTTTCGACGCCCGCGGCCGATGGTTCGAGTACAACGGGAACTTCGACGATGTGGCCCGGCAGATAGAGCGGTGGAATCCGGCAGACATCGAGGGGTACCGGCGGTTTCTTGAGGCGAGCCGCGCGATTTTCCAGAAAGGGTTTGTGGAGCTGGCGGCTGCGCCGTTCCTGCACGTGACCGACATGCTCAAGGTGGCGCCGGACCTGCTGCGCCTGCAGTCGTACCGGTCGGTCTACGGGTTTGTTTCGCAGTACATCCGGGACCCGTTCCTGCGGCGGTGCTTTACGTTCCACCCGCTGCTGATCGGCGGGAACCCGTTCGTCGCATCGTCGATTTACGCGATGATTCACCACCTCGAGCGCGAGTGGGGCGTGTGGTATGCGCAGGGAGGGACCGGCGCGCTGGTCGATGCGCTCGTCCGGCTGTTCAAGGAGCTCGGCGGCGAGGTGCGGCTGGGGAGCGAGGTGACGCGCATCCGCGTGCGGGGGCGGCGGGCAACGGGCGTGGAGCTCGCGAACGGCGACGTGCTGGAGGCGGACCGCGTGATCTGCAACGGGGACGTTCCGCAGGCGTACCTGTCGCTCATCGACCCGGAGCACCGGAGCTGGCGGAATTCGGACCTGCGCTACCGGAAGCTGACGGCGTACAGCATGTCGCTCTTCGTGGTGTATTTCGGGACGGACCGGCTCTACCGCGATACGCCGCTGGTGCACCACAACATCATCCTGAGCGAGCGGTACAAGGGGCTGATCCGGGACATCTTCCGGGCGAAGGGGCTTCCGCGGGACTTCTCGCTGTACGTGCACGTGCCGACGATGACGGACCCGAGCGGAGCGCCGCCGGGGCACGAGGCGTTCTACGCGCTTTCGCCGGTGCCGCACCTCGGTTCTCCCACTGACTGGGAGCGGATGGCGCCGAAGTACCGTGAGCTGATCCTCGAGTTCCTCGAGCGGGAGTACCTGCCGGGGCTGCGGAGCCACATCGTTGCGGAGCACACGGTCGACCCGCGGCACTTCCGGGACAACCTGAATACCTACCTCGGTACGGGGTTCAGCGTGCAGCCGACGCTCTGGCAGTCGGCGTGGTTCCGCCCGCACAACCGGTCGGAGGATATCGACAACCTGTACTTTGTCGGCGCCGGGACCCACCCGGGCGCCGGGGTGCCGGGGGTACTCTCCTCGGCGAAGGTGGTGGAACGGATCATCGCGGAGGAGGAGGGGTGGTGA
- a CDS encoding phytoene/squalene synthase family protein, whose translation MKPASPPAGATEAWERALLAMAHGEGSGTPPAADGPADVGALDAAFARCAAVTKEHSQTFYTATRLLPVEKRRAVRALYAYCRVADDIVDEPGEDRELRLREWGRAGTGEAPAGDDPVLQAWAATRAAFGIPAHFAKQLVDALADDLGHRGYDTFDELARYCYGVASTVGLMSMRIIGWSGDPSLYAIRLGVAMQLTNILRDVAEDWRNGRVYLPREELERFGVTEEQIGAGRVDDRWRALMRFQVARARRLYAVARPGVGLLHRDGRLAVTAALELYSRILDEVERRDYDVFTARPSVPGWRRAALLPLVAWRAYRAKPPKGAEA comes from the coding sequence GTGAAGCCGGCGAGCCCTCCAGCAGGAGCGACCGAGGCGTGGGAGCGCGCGCTCCTCGCGATGGCGCATGGTGAGGGCAGCGGCACGCCGCCGGCAGCGGACGGGCCGGCCGACGTCGGAGCGCTGGACGCCGCGTTCGCGCGGTGCGCGGCGGTGACGAAGGAGCACAGCCAAACGTTCTACACGGCCACACGGCTGCTGCCGGTCGAGAAGCGGCGGGCGGTCCGGGCGCTCTACGCCTACTGCCGCGTTGCCGACGACATCGTCGACGAGCCCGGCGAGGACCGGGAGCTCCGGCTCCGGGAGTGGGGACGCGCCGGGACGGGGGAAGCCCCGGCCGGCGATGACCCGGTGCTGCAGGCGTGGGCAGCCACGCGGGCGGCGTTCGGGATCCCGGCGCACTTTGCAAAGCAGCTCGTCGATGCGCTGGCCGACGACCTCGGCCACCGGGGGTACGACACCTTTGATGAGCTGGCCCGGTACTGCTACGGCGTGGCGTCGACCGTCGGCCTGATGTCGATGCGGATCATCGGCTGGTCGGGCGACCCGTCTCTCTACGCCATCCGGCTGGGCGTCGCGATGCAGTTGACGAACATCCTCCGCGACGTGGCCGAGGACTGGCGGAACGGGCGGGTGTACCTCCCGCGGGAGGAGCTCGAGCGGTTCGGGGTGACCGAGGAGCAGATCGGGGCCGGCCGGGTGGACGACCGCTGGCGGGCGCTGATGCGGTTCCAGGTTGCGCGGGCCCGCCGGCTGTACGCCGTGGCGCGGCCGGGCGTGGGACTGCTCCACCGTGACGGGCGGCTGGCGGTGACGGCAGCGCTGGAGCTGTACTCGCGGATTCTCGACGAGGTCGAGCGGCGCGACTACGACGTGTTCACGGCCCGGCCGAGCGTGCCCGGGTGGCGGCGCGCGGCCCTGCTGCCGCTCGTCGCGTGGCGGGCGTACCGGGCGAAGCCGCCGAAGGGAGCAGAAGCGTGA
- the glgP gene encoding alpha-glucan family phosphorylase — MRIRPARTFIVEPNLPGPLEPLRKLSRNLYWTWNTDAAALFERIDRELWRATDHNPVRLLQLVTPERLHELAEDAGFLEHQRRVAEALEAYLRRPPILTVEGLDRGDVIAYFSLEFALAECLPNYSGGLGVLAGDHLKSASDLGLPLVGVGLFYHEGYFRQEISPDGWQQEVYLDLDTAALPMQHVLGADGKPLEVSIPFDGRDVWAQAWRIDVGKTPLYVLSTNIERNAPPDREITARLYGGDNETRIQQEMVLGIGGIRLLQALGIEPAVCHMNEGHSALLGVERIRAAMEQFGATFGEARLPVTGATVFTTHTAVAAGIDLFPPDLVRRYLAHTWQRLGLDDRAFLDLGRTRPGDDGEPFSMAVLGLNLSGYRNGVSKLHRGVSQRLWEAAWPNLPRDLVPIDAITNGVHLPTWVSHEMGELFDRYVGPGWRDDPERANWMGVYDIPDEELWRVHEGQRQQLVLRAKQQHTEDLLRRGLPAREIEGGRTLDAGALTIGFARRFAGYKRATLLLRDLDRLARIVGNTERPVQVLFSGKAHPRDDGAKALIREVVQASRSPEFRGRLLLLERYDVELGRLLVAGSDVWLNTPLRPLEASGTSGMKACANGVLHMSVLDGWWWEAYRPGTGWAIGRNRVDDDPEAQDAFDAESLYGLLEDEVIPLFYDRDAQGVPREWVRRMKDTIVTYAPRFSTSRMVSDYATRAYGPAAAAWHALRANGLERARELAAWLERVRAGWDAVKVYAVDDDGSEVRPAGAPVRVDVQLYPGPLQPADLKVDIVYGRTSAGRELHIEAEAPLSFVSQQEDRLCRYEGSFAPETGGRVGYAVRVTPYHPHLPPVIHTGLAHWA; from the coding sequence ATGCGAATTCGCCCCGCGCGAACCTTCATCGTCGAGCCGAATCTCCCGGGGCCGCTCGAGCCCCTGCGGAAACTCTCCCGGAACCTGTACTGGACGTGGAACACGGACGCCGCGGCGCTGTTCGAGCGGATCGACCGCGAGCTGTGGCGGGCCACGGACCACAACCCGGTGCGGCTTTTGCAGCTTGTCACGCCCGAGCGGCTGCATGAGCTGGCGGAGGATGCCGGCTTCCTCGAGCACCAGCGGCGGGTGGCGGAGGCGCTCGAGGCGTACCTGAGGCGGCCTCCGATCCTGACAGTCGAGGGGCTGGACCGAGGGGACGTCATCGCCTACTTCTCGCTCGAGTTTGCGCTGGCGGAGTGCCTGCCGAACTACTCGGGCGGGCTCGGGGTGCTGGCCGGCGACCACCTGAAGTCGGCGAGCGACCTCGGGCTGCCGCTGGTCGGCGTGGGGCTGTTCTACCACGAGGGGTATTTCCGGCAGGAGATTTCGCCGGACGGCTGGCAGCAGGAGGTGTATCTGGACCTCGACACGGCGGCGCTGCCGATGCAGCACGTCCTCGGGGCGGATGGGAAGCCGCTGGAGGTGAGCATCCCCTTCGACGGGCGGGATGTATGGGCGCAGGCGTGGCGGATCGACGTGGGGAAGACGCCGCTGTACGTGCTTTCGACGAACATCGAACGGAATGCACCCCCGGACCGGGAGATAACGGCGCGGCTGTACGGCGGCGACAACGAGACGCGCATCCAGCAGGAGATGGTGCTGGGGATCGGCGGTATCCGGCTGCTGCAGGCGCTGGGGATCGAACCGGCGGTGTGCCATATGAACGAGGGGCACTCGGCGCTGCTGGGCGTGGAGCGGATCCGGGCGGCGATGGAGCAGTTCGGGGCGACGTTTGGGGAGGCACGGCTGCCCGTGACCGGGGCAACGGTGTTCACGACGCACACGGCGGTAGCGGCCGGCATCGACCTGTTCCCGCCGGACCTGGTGCGGCGGTACCTCGCGCACACCTGGCAGCGGCTCGGGCTCGACGACCGCGCCTTCCTCGACCTCGGGCGGACGCGCCCGGGCGACGACGGCGAGCCGTTCTCGATGGCCGTGCTGGGCCTGAACCTGAGCGGCTACCGGAACGGGGTGTCGAAGCTGCACCGGGGGGTTTCGCAGCGGCTGTGGGAAGCGGCGTGGCCGAACCTGCCGCGCGACCTCGTCCCGATCGATGCGATTACGAACGGCGTGCACCTGCCGACGTGGGTGTCGCACGAGATGGGCGAGCTCTTCGACCGGTACGTCGGGCCGGGCTGGCGGGACGACCCGGAGCGTGCGAACTGGATGGGGGTGTACGACATCCCGGACGAAGAGCTGTGGCGGGTCCACGAGGGGCAGCGGCAGCAGCTGGTGCTGCGGGCGAAGCAGCAGCACACGGAGGACCTGCTCAGGCGGGGGCTGCCGGCCCGGGAGATTGAAGGCGGGCGGACGCTTGACGCCGGTGCGCTGACGATTGGGTTTGCGCGGCGATTCGCGGGGTACAAGCGGGCGACGCTGCTGCTGCGGGACCTCGACCGGCTGGCGCGCATTGTCGGGAATACCGAGCGGCCGGTGCAGGTGCTGTTTTCGGGGAAGGCGCATCCGCGGGACGACGGCGCGAAGGCGCTGATCCGCGAGGTGGTGCAGGCGAGCCGCTCGCCGGAGTTCCGGGGCCGGCTGCTGCTGCTGGAGCGGTACGATGTGGAGCTTGGCCGGCTGCTGGTGGCAGGCTCCGACGTCTGGCTGAACACGCCGCTCCGGCCGCTGGAGGCGAGCGGAACGAGCGGGATGAAGGCGTGCGCCAACGGGGTCCTCCACATGAGCGTGCTGGACGGCTGGTGGTGGGAGGCGTACCGGCCGGGCACAGGCTGGGCAATCGGCCGGAACCGGGTGGACGACGACCCTGAGGCGCAGGACGCCTTCGACGCCGAGTCCCTGTACGGGCTGCTCGAGGACGAGGTGATTCCCCTGTTCTACGACCGGGATGCCCAGGGCGTGCCGCGGGAGTGGGTCCGGCGGATGAAGGACACCATCGTGACGTATGCGCCCCGCTTCAGCACGAGCCGGATGGTTTCGGATTATGCGACGCGGGCATACGGGCCGGCCGCCGCGGCCTGGCACGCCCTGCGGGCGAACGGCCTGGAGCGGGCGCGGGAGCTGGCTGCCTGGCTCGAACGGGTGCGGGCCGGCTGGGATGCAGTGAAGGTGTACGCCGTGGACGACGACGGGAGCGAGGTGCGCCCTGCCGGTGCGCCTGTGCGGGTGGATGTGCAGCTGTACCCGGGGCCGCTCCAGCCGGCAGACCTGAAGGTCGATATTGTGTATGGGCGTACGTCCGCCGGCCGGGAGCTGCATATCGAAGCGGAGGCGCCGCTCAGCTTCGTTTCGCAGCAGGAAGACCGGCTGTGCCGGTACGAAGGGAGCTTCGCGCCGGAAACGGGCGGCCGGGTCGGGTATGCGGTCCGGGTGACGCCGTACCACCCGCATCTGCCGCCGGTCATCCACACGGGGCTGGCGCACTGGGCCTGA
- a CDS encoding cytochrome P450 — MAGTQPPGRTLPRTDQLSPRDGLRALWTLRHGTAGLYEALEVARAGLGPVFELGFGRFRPVVVASPGGLREALVERREAFSWRPEGDPVARLFRRSILVTDGEEHDRARQAMAPAFEPARLREQASAIVAIVDEEVGRWPAEGFIEPVEAMRRIAWRVFEQVFFGYRLGQEELEATLPGLHAALRYIGPGLWVLRGRAGPPPRRAALLEEHVRRVMAWRAEHGEPGATLLDLLLAEFDTERVRDHALTMLIAGHDTSTAQLSWALHLLARHPEWLARAAREARAAPAGEGLAALRGDGLPVIDAVLKEALRLWPPIHVGGRRTVQEVELDGHRLPAGQRVMLSYLLVQRDPAIWARADVFDPGRWLNGGAPGPFTYAPFGGGPRNCIGAGFANLEGRLVLARILQLVDVAVTRRPLRGAMGATLEPRGGRLKVRRR; from the coding sequence ATGGCAGGGACGCAGCCCCCGGGGCGCACCCTCCCGCGGACCGACCAGCTTTCGCCGCGGGACGGCCTCCGCGCCCTCTGGACGCTGCGTCACGGAACGGCGGGGCTGTACGAAGCGCTGGAGGTGGCGCGGGCCGGGCTGGGGCCCGTGTTCGAACTGGGCTTCGGGCGGTTCCGGCCGGTGGTGGTGGCCTCCCCGGGCGGACTGCGGGAGGCGCTGGTCGAACGACGCGAGGCGTTCTCGTGGCGGCCGGAGGGCGACCCGGTGGCGCGGCTGTTCCGGCGGAGCATCCTCGTGACGGACGGCGAGGAGCACGACCGGGCCCGGCAGGCGATGGCGCCGGCGTTCGAACCGGCTCGGCTGCGGGAGCAGGCCTCGGCGATCGTGGCGATTGTTGATGAAGAGGTGGGGCGGTGGCCGGCGGAGGGCTTCATCGAGCCGGTTGAGGCGATGCGGCGGATTGCGTGGCGGGTGTTCGAGCAGGTGTTCTTCGGCTACCGGCTCGGGCAGGAGGAGCTGGAGGCGACGCTCCCCGGGCTCCACGCGGCGCTGCGCTACATCGGCCCGGGGCTGTGGGTGCTGCGGGGGCGGGCCGGGCCGCCGCCGCGAAGGGCCGCCCTGCTGGAGGAGCACGTCCGGCGGGTGATGGCGTGGCGTGCGGAGCACGGCGAGCCCGGCGCGACGCTCCTCGACCTGCTGCTGGCGGAATTCGATACCGAGCGGGTGCGGGACCACGCCCTGACGATGCTGATTGCGGGGCACGATACGAGCACGGCGCAGCTTTCGTGGGCGCTCCATCTGCTGGCGCGGCACCCGGAATGGCTGGCGCGGGCGGCGCGCGAAGCGCGGGCGGCGCCGGCCGGGGAGGGGCTCGCGGCGCTCAGGGGCGACGGGCTGCCGGTCATCGACGCCGTGCTCAAGGAGGCGCTGCGGCTGTGGCCGCCGATTCACGTCGGCGGGCGGCGCACGGTGCAAGAGGTCGAGCTGGACGGCCACCGGCTGCCGGCGGGGCAGCGGGTGATGCTCTCGTACCTGCTGGTTCAGCGCGACCCGGCGATTTGGGCTCGGGCGGACGTCTTCGACCCGGGACGGTGGCTAAACGGCGGCGCGCCGGGGCCGTTCACGTATGCGCCGTTCGGCGGCGGGCCGCGGAACTGCATCGGCGCGGGGTTCGCGAACCTCGAGGGGCGGCTGGTGCTGGCGCGGATTCTCCAGCTGGTGGACGTGGCGGTCACGCGGCGGCCGCTGCGGGGGGCGATGGGGGCGACGCTGGAGCCGCGGGGCGGGCGGCTGAAGGTGCGGCGGCGATGA